The genomic interval CGCGGCCATCGAGTCGACGTTGTACTTGCCGGCGTCGAGCATCGCGATGCGGATCGCCTCACGCATACCCGGCGCGGAGATGTTCAGGTAGCCGGAGTAGGACGCGGCGTACTTGAACTGGTCGCGGTGGTAGGCGGCCAGGGCCAGGGCGGCGGAACCGCCCATGGACAGACCGGCGACCGCGTTGTTGGTCTTGGAAACGCCGTAGTTGGCGAGGAAGTTGGGCAGCTCTCGAGATAGGAACGTCTCCCACTTGTAGGTCGTCTTCTGACCGTTGGTGTTCGACGGGGAGATCCAGTCGGTGTAGAAGCTGGACTGGCCGCCGACCGGCATCACCAGGGTGATGTTGTCGTTCTTGAACTGCTCCATCGCGTTGGTCTCGAAGGACCAGGCGTTGCGGTCGTCCCGGGCGCGCAGGCCGTCGAGCAGGTACAGCGCGGCGCTACCGCCACGCGAGGCCCACTGGACCTGCACCTTGATCGGACCCATGGCCGAGGGGACCATCAGTTCTTCGTAGCCGCCGGCCGGCGCGCGCAGCGCCGGAGCGGTGATGGGGGCGGCGACAGCGGTCGGAGCGGCCACACCAGCGGCGATCGGCAGCGCCAGCGTGGCGGCACCGACGGCCAGAATTCGATTACGCCAACCGCGAGGTTCGCTTCGCCGGCCCGGCTGAGTACTCTTCGGCGCGGCGGCCCTGCCGAAACGCATGAATTCTGCTCTCTTTCTGCTGTTGTGGCATCACTCGAGACGCACGCCACATTCGTGCCACGAGCCCGACCTCTCGGCACAACGGCGGCGCTACAACGATCTGGTCACACACTCGTGCTCCAAGAGCACAAACTGTGATCGTGCGGTGACGATACCGCGTCGGCGGCGTGATGTCGTCCCCTGGGCCGGATTTTGTTATGCCGGTCCGGATTTCACCGAATAAAGACGACCGCCCGGCACCTGCGTGCCGGGCGGTCGCTATCCGAGCTTGCTATAGTCGTCAGCCGATATTCGCCGAGAGATCCGGCACCATCCGCGCCGCCTCCTCGATCCAGTTGTGCCAGTTATGGATACCGAACGGCGGGAACGAATACACCGCGTTGCCACCGCCCAGGCTGTCCATCCGCGCCTGGAACGCTCTGGTGTTGATCAGTGCCAGCCACTCCAGCGGCATGCCCTGGACGACATCCATCGCCGTATGGATATCCCCGTCCATCGGCCATCCACTACCCGCCGCTATCCACAGCCGGGTGCCGTTCTGAACCAGGTTGGGCGCGAAAACGAATGGGTCCATCCGCAGCCAGCTCGGGCCCCACGGCGGCGCCATCGAGTCCACGTTGTAGCCACCCGCGTCGATCATGCCGGCCCGGATCGCTTCCCGCATGCCCGGCGCGGAAATGTTCAGGAACCCCGACATCGCGCCGGCGAAGCTGAATTGGTCCGGGTGATAGGCGGCCAGGGTCAACGCCGCGCTGCCGCCCATGGACAACCCGAACACGCCATTGCGATAGGGGTTGAATCCGAGCCGCTCGCTGAGCGCGTTCCGCAGGTCGCGAGTGAGGAAGGTTTCCCACTCGTACCGATAGCTCTTGCCCGGTCCGGTGGAAATGACGTTCAGCGCACCGGAACCCGAACTCGAGCCGGCGTTGGGCGGGGCGCCGAAGAACGAACTTGGCGCGTTCCAGTCGGCGTAGAAGCTGGACATGCCGCCGACCGGCATGACGACGTTGATATTCCAATCCGCGAGTATGGCGGGGACATTCGTTTCGATTTCCCAGCCGCTCAGCGTTTCCGGCGCGCGCATACCGTCCAGGGCGTAGACGACACGATGGGTGTTGCCGTCGCGGGCGCGCAGGATGCGCGATTTGATCGGCCCCATCACCGGTGAGTCCACCCAGAAGTCGAAAGCCGCTGGGTCGAGCCCGGCTCGCGCTTCCGGAGCGCTGACGGAAGCGGCCGCGCCCAGTGGGAACAGCAGCGCCGCAACTAAGGTCAGAACCACGGGCTCGAGCCGGGCGCGCGAGGTTGCTGAACTTCTCGGCCTCCGTATCCAGCGGGCAATTCGCATTCGACTCGACCTCTCATTTCAGACGATCAGCCAGCAAATCTGAGCAGCAACAGCCAAGAATGCCTACATGTTGCTGGAAGTTGACCCGCGCTACAAGCACCGGGCGTATATAGCCCTTGCGATTCGTTGCCGCCGGGTGCCGCGGATGTGCCCGAAACGAAAACCGCCCGGTGCGCGAACGCACCGGGCGGTGGGAGAGACTACGGCCGACTAGCCGATGGTGGCCGACATATCCGGAATCATCCGGTAGGCCTCGGCCTCCCAGTTCGCCCAGTTGTGGATACCGGCGGACGGGAAGCTGTAGGTGACGTTCTGGTAGCCCAGCGTCGCCATACGCACCTGGAAGGCACGGGTGTTGACCAGCGCCAGCGCTTCCAGCGGCATGCCCTGGATGACATCCATCGGGTTGTTGATGTCGCCGGCCTGCGGCAGCGCGCTACCGGCGGCCACCCACAGGCGGGTGTTGTCGGCCTTCAGCCGCGGCGCGAACACGAACGGGTCCATCCGCAGCCAGGCCGGACCCCACGGCGGGGCCATGGCGTCGATGTTGTAGCCGCCCGCGCTGATCATGGCGACGCGCAGCGCCTCACGCATGCCCGGCGCGGAGATGTTCAGGTAGCCGGAGAACGAACCGGCGTAGTTGAACTGGTCCGGGTGATAGGCGGCCAGGGTCAGCGCCGCGGAACCGCCCATGGACAGGCCGAACACGCCGTTGCGGACCGGGCTGAAGCCCAGGCGGTCGCGCAGCGCGTTCTTCAGGTTCTGGGTGAGGAAGGTTTCCCACTTGTAGGTGTTCGCCTTGCCGAGGGTCTCCTGCCAGCCCGAGGAACCTGTCATCGAGGACCCCGAGGAGGAACCGGACGGGCCGGAGCCGGTGGCGATACCCATGAAGGTGCTCGGACCGTTCCAGTCCGCGTAGAAGCTGGACGGGCCGCCGACCGGCATGACGACGTTGATGTTGGCGTTGACCAGCGCGGCGGGCACGTTGGTCTCGATTTCCCAGCCGTTTAGGTCGCCGCGGGCGCGCATGCCGTCGAGCACGTAGACCACGCGGTTGGTGTTGCCGTCGGCCGCGCGGAAGACGCGCGACTTGATCGGGCCCATGCTGGAGTCGACCCAGAAGTCGAAGCCCGTCGGGT from Nocardia goodfellowii carries:
- a CDS encoding alpha/beta hydrolase — protein: MRFGRAAAPKSTQPGRRSEPRGWRNRILAVGAATLALPIAAGVAAPTAVAAPITAPALRAPAGGYEELMVPSAMGPIKVQVQWASRGGSAALYLLDGLRARDDRNAWSFETNAMEQFKNDNITLVMPVGGQSSFYTDWISPSNTNGQKTTYKWETFLSRELPNFLANYGVSKTNNAVAGLSMGGSAALALAAYHRDQFKYAASYSGYLNISAPGMREAIRIAMLDAGKYNVDSMAAPWSPAWLRMDPFVFAPQLKGLPMYISAASGLPGQFDRPNGAVGVFNTGNAMALEALSLVNTRAFQARLKTLNIPAFFDFPASGTHSWKYWEGQLFNSRKGILDATGAW
- a CDS encoding alpha/beta hydrolase, whose protein sequence is MRRLRVRRAGSWLKKSVLVSLAAVLPLGASVAAGAPAAQAAFNPTGFDFWVDSSMGPIKSRVFRAADGNTNRVVYVLDGMRARGDLNGWEIETNVPAALVNANINVVMPVGGPSSFYADWNGPSTFMGIATGSGPSGSSSGSSMTGSSGWQETLGKANTYKWETFLTQNLKNALRDRLGFSPVRNGVFGLSMGGSAALTLAAYHPDQFNYAGSFSGYLNISAPGMREALRVAMISAGGYNIDAMAPPWGPAWLRMDPFVFAPRLKADNTRLWVAAGSALPQAGDINNPMDVIQGMPLEALALVNTRAFQVRMATLGYQNVTYSFPSAGIHNWANWEAEAYRMIPDMSATIG
- a CDS encoding alpha/beta hydrolase, translating into MRIARWIRRPRSSATSRARLEPVVLTLVAALLFPLGAAASVSAPEARAGLDPAAFDFWVDSPVMGPIKSRILRARDGNTHRVVYALDGMRAPETLSGWEIETNVPAILADWNINVVMPVGGMSSFYADWNAPSSFFGAPPNAGSSSGSGALNVISTGPGKSYRYEWETFLTRDLRNALSERLGFNPYRNGVFGLSMGGSAALTLAAYHPDQFSFAGAMSGFLNISAPGMREAIRAGMIDAGGYNVDSMAPPWGPSWLRMDPFVFAPNLVQNGTRLWIAAGSGWPMDGDIHTAMDVVQGMPLEWLALINTRAFQARMDSLGGGNAVYSFPPFGIHNWHNWIEEAARMVPDLSANIG